CAAGTGGTCGGGTCACTGTAGCCATTCTGTAGTTTACAGTGGCGCCACCTAAATGGTTGCCTATTAAACTCTGATCTTTTTTCATATTGCATATTTTgctctttaaaataaaagaatttcattgaataaaaagatttgAATAACAGGTAAGCGAAATTTAATCGCTAGTATTTTTCTGGCAAATTCTACGTTGCCTATAATAACTGTcatacaatgaaatataattattcaactAAGTTTGCATTTAgtattaattacataatcgCAAAGCTTCACAGGATCGATTAAAGCAGTCTTAACAACGATACAACGTTTGCTTTCTTCCTTTAGTGACTCATAATAACAACTTCAAGCATAAAATTTGTGACAACTCAATGGACATTACTGTGAATATGACAAACTGATTTTGAGCGGAGCAGGAAACCACAGGAAATCAGATACGCGAACGGTTatggtaaatataatttattctgtATAAATTCTTCGTTAACATTACAACTAGACATggtatgtacaaatatatatttaatgcaaCGATCTTACAAGAATTTAGTGTAATGCAGGTCTTGGTCAGTCGTTAATTGCCGAGGCCCGTTCAACCCGGGGCGTCTCGAGCAGACTCGATCCTCGTTGCGATCGAACGTAACAATTATTCGCTCAAACTAAACGCTCTCTTCGTGAATTAAATTGTGTAGGCACTTTTGTCGGCTATCTTACGCTTCggacaagaagaaaaaggggagaaagagaaagaagaataaaacaGAATTTCACGAGcagaaaagttgagaaatttgTCCTTAATACTATTGGCAAACGTTGACGACGAAACCTATAGTTTTCGATGTCTACGGCTTCTTCGACCGTTGACGAACGTCTCCACTTGCTCaatgaagagaaaagaaaggaaaggtGGAAAGCACCGAAAGATAGACCGAATAGATAGAGGAAGATGCAACGAAACAACTACGAAAGATTCCCGAGGAAAAAAACAGGAGGAACGGGACACGATTGCGATAACATCCACGAAAGAAAAAGGGCATACCGAAGCTAAAGCAACCCGGGGCACCACGCCCTAATACTCTATCTCTATCTACGACCTCTATCGCTCTTTCTCTCGAACCTCGTAAATGCTAAGACAACCCACAGCCtcggtaaatatttataaacatccTCCACGCCTTCGTTCTTTGCATTACAGGGAGAAAGAATGACTTTCCGTGAGGAGATGGACCTTCACAGTGCCACACTCCCACATATAACAGTGTCATCTATATCCTATAAGAGTCTTGTCTCAGACACGCATTTACTGCAGGGAGAAGGAAAAATCAGTCTTGATCCTGAACAGTCTTAAGACGTTTTGGTCTACCTTTTTATAGGCttgcgattaattaaaaaagtagacACTGTCCACATTTTACTTACTCGTAGTACTGATACTCGTAGTATATTCTTTTCAATCCAAAACTGATCTCTCGTGCTCCCTACAATACATTTGCCCGTTCTTGACACAGAAGTCTTAAGCCAGATACACGCAGAAATGTCACTTGGCCGTTGCCGAGGCCCTTACCATCTTGGTAAGATTACACACACTCTTAACAGTACTTCTCAACGATTACTATCCGTCAACACACACATTTCTCCGCGACAAAAGGGAGAACACACATGCCTTAGGATACTGAATTTACTCTACGAAGAGGGACTACAGCAGTGACTGGAACGCAAGGGACAATCAAGATTGTACATCACCGTTCAACTAAGACGTTTGCCAATTTTTCTCATTAATATTCGATTAACGAATTCAATCCTTAATTGCATGAGTAAAGATAAATTCCTGCAAAGTTTACACAGGAACTGCAGAGTTTTTCTAATGTGAGCAGCTCTGAATGTTCAgctacttattattatttatttggtaatataGATGACCACGAAGTAATTCCATTAAAGGATCAAATAAAACTCATGCAATGAAGGATTAACAAAAAAGTAACATTGCTGGACCCCTTGATAATTGTCCCCTGGTGGAAGGGCTCTCGATCTCCCTATAACAGAACGGCTAAGACGGCAGGAGTGTCCGTTGGATCTTACGAACTAAAGAatcagaaagaaaattaaatcactATCCCCTTTCGACGAGGGTAGCGTCACTGGTCCCTGTCGAACGGGCGGTCTAACCGATTGAAATACTTCGCAAAATCCTCGATTCTCGTAGCCGCTAGCACGTAGCTCCACCATATGTGTTCATACTTGTAACATTGCTCGCAACTTCTGTGCACATGCATACCAAAGGTCTGTTGCATACTAACCTATACCCAATGGCTGAAGAGATATCCTCTGGATGAAACTCAGATTCAGTGATCAGTATTGTTGCAAGGGTTATTTGGTCAAGATTTCATAGAGAAATGGTTGGTAGCAGTACTGTCATGAGAACGTATTTTATGGACTAAAGAAAGTATATTTCTTAGGTTGTGAACATCAATTAGAGGTAATCTGTACAGCTTTGTATAGGAGCAGCTTTGGTCGAAAGgtggaaattataaaagatGCTCAGCCACAGGCTCAGCCACCTACAATGACTGATTAGAAGAGAGAGTAGGTGATCACGCTCCACATCAAAGCTAAGGACAGATTAGCGATGACGTCAACCATTGTCTAGCTAGTAAACGATCCTTTCTATAAGAAGACAAATCAACACTTAACTCAAACGGTCAAGAGTATACACATGCCTACATGTTGGCATTGTTGAATGTGACAACGCTTAGTACCAAAGCTTCTTCAACCTCCAAACTCTGTCCAGGATATAGCAGATGGATTCTTTCATTCAGAAATCCAAGCAAACATGCAAGTCATGTATGTAAATAATGAAGTTAACCTATTTCAGGCAGTACCAGTAGGCACTCCTTGGATTAATGAGGGTGTATTCCTGAATATTGATCGTACCAGCCAGCCATATGCCAGATTTATAAATAGAGTGTCCCGGAAATGCGATTTTTCTTTGAGTGCCATTAATTTTAGAGACGTCAAAAGGAGTCTAGCAATGACGGTTGGTTCAAAACCTGTGATGCATCGAGGATTGCCCTATTTAGAAATTTGGGCCTTCAGAGAAATTTCGATCTCTGCATTGGTGATGGGAGGAGGCTTCAGATTCAGTACTGTAACTATGCGCTTGACACTGTTGCAGTCGCGCGGTGAAAGCGCCAAACGATCGTCACTCATGTCTTcattaacaatattcataCTTGTGATCAGATCCTATCACAGCACAGGGTAGGCTAGCTGAGCTACTTGATCCAGTTCTCATACCAAGAAGAGtacttataaaatttatatgattTTGTAATCGGTTTGTGATTTGAAcgtatcaatatttttgattCAAAGAGCAGTGTTGCTTGGTTGTCTTGGGTCTGATAGTTGGATGAGGCTTTTACAGCAGGTGCTTTCATAGACTGTTAAAACTATTCATGTTCTGATAGGCTAGATGAATTAGCCATCAACGTTTGCTTAAGCTATTTgataattcattaatattgTATAGCCTTTTTAATCATAACTTGATCTACAAGTTAACAAGTGTAAGACTTCattaattgtaaatgttttaaaaatgtaggtTCAAAGTGCCAGTCACCAGTGACCAACACGTCCAAGTCAGGATCTGCTAGATAACCCTTGACCATGTTCGTGAGTTCAATTAACAGATTCAGGATATTAGCAATATTGCTACCTGCACCAAAAATATTCCTCATTATTACCCAATGAAACTTTCATTCTAATGTACAGCTTTCAAACAGGAATGGAGTCTCCCAAAGGTAACCCAAGCTTGTCTCCATCTTTGAAAGACTCCACTCATCCACTGTGTGAATCCATAGACACGCATACCGCAGCATTGCGTATGAACACATGTGTGCAGATATATCAGCGAGTGGAGCATAGCAGGACATCCATCCACGATTCTAGTACGCCTCGTACGTTCACCGTTCGTGTCTCTACCAACAGTGTCCATACTCGTGACATCATTCACGTGAATGCAAAGGCATACCACAATAGTCCAtggatgtaaataaaaaaagacatcAACCTTGTTCAAAGAAGGCCCCCTACACACTCGCCACGTACGTCTCCCAAAATGACAGAGCTCTTACTCGACGAGTCGCAGACATACGAGCTTAGGTTAGTACATCTAAGGATATGCGGACACGCGTGTGTACATGCGTCGACGAGTAGAGCGCAAATAGAACATCGAACCACGTTCACGGAACGCTTCCTACATCCATTGTTTACGTCTGCTGCTGATGCGTGGGACTATGATGGTTCGACCACGCTGGTGGCGTCGAGTGGTTGAAGTTCACGGATATCGTCACGGGATGGAGGACCGTGTCAGGGCCAGTGTCCGGGATGAAGTTGAGATGGGGCCTGAGCATGGACGCCTCGACTGTCAACGGAACGTAGAAGGCACCACCGTCGTGAAGAGCAAAGATTGGCACTCCGTGGGTTGGGGACGCTTTCTCCGAGTTGGTGGACGGCGGTGGACTGGACTTTATCCTCTCAGCTGAGAACCTTTGCTTGATAGAGCTCTTGAACTTGTAGTTGGAAGGCTTGAAGCTGGCCGTCGACGGAGCGCTATGCGAATGGTTACTGTGATTGCTGTCGTCGCTGACTATCGTTGGCGGTGGGATGATGGCGGATCGCAGAGGGCGCTCCGGGTCGCCAAACGAGCTCACACCCGAGCTAGAGCCGTGGTCGGAGTGGCCGTTGGGCTGGCACATGGTGGGAATGCTGGTGTGAGCGTAGCCGTTGCCGTTGGTGGTGCCATTCGACGCTGGCATCTCAGGGTGGGGGAATCCTAGCCTGTCGCCtagaaataacaaatatttttgttagtgTTTGGGTGTTTTTTTAATGTCCTA
The sequence above is drawn from the Hylaeus volcanicus isolate JK05 chromosome 2, UHH_iyHylVolc1.0_haploid, whole genome shotgun sequence genome and encodes:
- the LOC128872863 gene encoding transcription factor cwo isoform X3 is translated as MGIGAGYCEGNLNFATASEDDEVYTKKKVSRQDPMSHRIIEKRRRDRMNNCLADLSRLIPAEYLKKGRGRVEKTEIIEMAIRHMKHLQGLRQETKLPAVSSAHTHPEDSVDSVSHSTVASTAAEHYRLGFQECLSETMHFLVEVEGFFARDSLCVHLINHLQQHCEKILATSDRLGFPHPEMPASNGTTNGNGYAHTSIPTMCQPNGHSDHGSSSGVSSFGDPERPLRSAIIPPPTIVSDDSNHSNHSHSAPSTASFKPSNYKFKSSIKQRFSAERIKSSPPPSTNSEKASPTHGVPIFALHDGGAFYVPLTVEASMLRPHLNFIPDTGPDTVLHPVTISVNFNHSTPPAWSNHHSPTHQQQT
- the LOC128872863 gene encoding transcription factor cwo isoform X2, which produces MVTHSMENILNMQYYPTNSHVDAAVHSPPMRKRRCLNKEQDPMSHRIIEKRRRDRMNNCLADLSRLIPAEYLKKGRGRVEKTEIIEMAIRHMKHLQGLRQETKLPAVSSAHTHPEDSVDSVSHSTVASTAAEHYRLGFQECLSETMHFLVEVEGFFARDSLCVHLINHLQQHCEKILATSDRLGFPHPEMPASNGTTNGNGYAHTSIPTMCQPNGHSDHGSSSGVSSFGDPERPLRSAIIPPPTIVSDDSNHSNHSHSAPSTASFKPSNYKFKSSIKQRFSAERIKSSPPPSTNSEKASPTHGVPIFALHDGGAFYVPLTVEASMLRPHLNFIPDTGPDTVLHPVTISVNFNHSTPPAWSNHHSPTHQQQT